A region of Pyxidicoccus parkwaysis DNA encodes the following proteins:
- a CDS encoding SDR family oxidoreductase, whose product MAQKNPNPRTAGPKPPFPEQTQPHPGHEGQMEPQPDYGEQSYKGLGRLTDRVALVTGGDSGIGRAVCLAFAREGADLAVSFLNEGDDANHVKRVVEDAGRKALLLPGDLSLEAHCRKVVEDTVKRYGRIDILVNNAAFQGQAVEKFEDLDAERVERTFRTNILAMFHLVRYALPHMKAGATIINTASIQAYQPSPGILDYASTKGAIVAFTKGLAQDLIKRGIRVNAVAPGPVWTPLIPQSFSADKVKEFGAKSAMGRPAQPAELAPSYVFLASDESRFVNAEVLGVTGGGVLA is encoded by the coding sequence ATGGCCCAGAAGAACCCCAACCCGCGCACCGCTGGCCCGAAGCCCCCGTTCCCGGAGCAGACCCAGCCCCACCCCGGCCACGAAGGCCAGATGGAGCCCCAGCCCGACTACGGCGAGCAGTCGTACAAGGGGCTGGGCCGGCTGACGGACCGGGTGGCGCTCGTCACCGGTGGGGACAGCGGCATCGGCCGCGCGGTGTGCCTCGCCTTCGCGCGCGAGGGCGCCGACCTCGCGGTGTCCTTCCTCAACGAGGGCGACGACGCCAACCACGTGAAGCGCGTCGTGGAGGACGCGGGCCGCAAGGCGCTGCTGCTTCCCGGAGACCTCTCGCTGGAGGCCCACTGCCGCAAGGTGGTGGAGGACACGGTGAAGCGCTACGGCCGCATCGACATCCTCGTCAACAACGCGGCCTTCCAGGGGCAGGCGGTGGAGAAGTTCGAGGACCTGGACGCCGAGCGTGTGGAGCGCACCTTCCGCACCAACATCCTCGCCATGTTCCACCTGGTCCGCTACGCGCTGCCGCACATGAAGGCGGGCGCCACCATCATCAACACCGCGTCCATCCAGGCGTATCAGCCGTCGCCGGGCATCCTCGACTACGCCAGCACCAAGGGCGCCATCGTCGCCTTCACCAAGGGCCTGGCCCAGGACCTCATCAAGCGCGGCATCCGCGTCAACGCCGTGGCTCCCGGGCCCGTGTGGACGCCGCTGATTCCCCAGTCCTTCAGCGCCGACAAGGTGAAGGAGTTCGGCGCGAAGTCAGCCATGGGACGCCCCGCGCAGCCCGCGGAGCTGGCGCCCTCCTACGTGTTCCTCGCCTCGGATGAGTCGCGCTTCGTCAACGCGGAGGTGCTCGGCGTCACCGGGGGTGGGGTGCTCGCCTGA
- the rpoN gene encoding RNA polymerase factor sigma-54, whose product MAMELKQSLKLAQQLVMTPQLQQAIKLLQLSRMELLEQVREEMEQNPLLEQPDEQAPGDVADKEPGEASLEADNVEVPRDVEMPAATADTAPEFKADGEGPPEIDWEQYLNSYQFNEPTTASNKGNVATDDLPSFEANLVKKEDLVDHLQEQLGTLRLNDAERRVAMLILGNLDDDGYLKLPEVEGDPLIRLANEADVPMHVAERTLRRIQSLEPRGCGARDLQECLLVQLQGMKDKGAALLGLIIKRHMKYLESKNLPAIAKDLKVPMEEVVEAVKLLPKLDPKPGRNFSGDDAQYITPDVFVYKMGDDYTVVLNDDGLSKLRISGTYRNALKTGAVGPGQTKDFIQDKLRSAMWLIRSIHQRQRTIYKVTESIIKFQRDFLDKGIAHLKPLILRDVAEDIGMHESTVSRVTTNKYVHTPQGIFELKYFFNSSIARVSGEDTASEAVKHHIKQLVSQEDARNPYSDQKIVELLRAQGTEIARRTVAKYREVLGILPSSKRKRYY is encoded by the coding sequence ATGGCGATGGAACTGAAACAAAGCCTGAAGCTTGCCCAGCAGCTGGTGATGACGCCCCAGCTCCAGCAGGCCATCAAGCTCCTCCAGCTATCCCGCATGGAGTTGCTGGAGCAGGTCCGCGAGGAGATGGAGCAGAACCCGCTCCTGGAGCAGCCGGACGAGCAGGCGCCCGGCGACGTGGCCGACAAGGAGCCGGGCGAGGCCTCCCTGGAGGCCGACAACGTCGAGGTGCCGCGCGACGTGGAGATGCCCGCGGCCACGGCGGACACCGCGCCCGAGTTCAAGGCCGACGGCGAGGGCCCGCCGGAAATCGACTGGGAGCAGTACCTCAACAGCTACCAGTTCAACGAGCCCACCACCGCCTCCAACAAGGGCAACGTGGCCACGGACGACCTGCCGTCGTTCGAGGCCAACCTGGTGAAGAAGGAGGACCTGGTCGACCATCTCCAGGAGCAGCTCGGCACGCTGCGCCTGAACGACGCCGAGCGGCGCGTCGCCATGCTCATCCTTGGCAACCTGGATGACGACGGTTACCTCAAGCTTCCGGAGGTGGAGGGCGACCCGCTCATCCGCCTGGCCAACGAGGCGGACGTGCCCATGCACGTGGCCGAGCGCACCCTGCGCCGCATCCAGTCGCTGGAGCCCCGGGGCTGCGGCGCTCGCGACTTGCAGGAGTGCCTGCTCGTCCAGCTCCAGGGGATGAAGGACAAGGGCGCGGCCCTGCTGGGCCTCATCATCAAGCGCCACATGAAGTACCTGGAGTCGAAGAACCTGCCCGCCATCGCAAAGGACCTGAAGGTCCCCATGGAGGAGGTGGTGGAGGCGGTGAAGCTGCTGCCCAAGCTGGACCCGAAGCCGGGCCGCAACTTCAGCGGCGACGACGCGCAGTACATCACCCCCGACGTGTTCGTCTACAAGATGGGGGACGACTACACGGTGGTGCTCAACGACGACGGCCTGTCCAAGCTGCGCATCTCCGGCACGTACCGGAACGCGCTGAAGACGGGCGCGGTGGGCCCCGGCCAGACGAAGGACTTCATCCAGGACAAGCTGCGCAGCGCGATGTGGCTCATCCGCTCCATCCACCAGCGCCAGCGGACCATCTACAAAGTCACCGAGAGCATCATCAAGTTCCAGCGGGACTTCCTGGACAAGGGCATCGCCCACCTGAAGCCGCTCATCCTGCGCGACGTGGCCGAGGACATCGGCATGCACGAGTCCACGGTGAGCCGCGTCACCACGAACAAGTACGTGCACACGCCGCAGGGCATCTTCGAGCTGAAGTACTTCTTCAACTCGTCCATTGCCCGCGTCTCCGGCGAGGACACCGCGAGCGAGGCGGTGAAGCACCACATCAAGCAGCTCGTGTCGCAGGAGGACGCGCGCAACCCGTACTCGGACCAGAAGATTGTCGAGCTGCTTCGCGCGCAGGGCACCGAGATTGCCCGTCGCACCGTGGCCAAGTACCGCGAGGTGCTGGGCATCCTCCCCAGCAGCAAGCGCAAGCGTTACTACTGA
- the lptB gene encoding LPS export ABC transporter ATP-binding protein yields MSAKLFAEGLEKTYGKRKVVGGVSFTVAPGEVVGLLGPNGAGKTTSFNMVVGQVTPDAGRVRVGDEDLTHLPMHRRARRGVGYLPQEASVFRKLTVRENFLAVLELQKGMDKRTREQRADALMEEFGLSHVAESLGEKLSGGERRRAEIARSLIPQPRFILFDEPFAGVDPINVGDLQRQIFLLRERGLGVLITDHNVQDTLGICDRAYIIAQGQILEEGTPAQIAASPKARAVYLGERFRLQQAL; encoded by the coding sequence GTGAGCGCGAAGCTTTTCGCAGAGGGGCTGGAGAAGACCTACGGCAAGCGCAAGGTGGTGGGCGGTGTGTCCTTCACCGTCGCCCCGGGCGAGGTGGTGGGCCTCCTGGGCCCCAACGGCGCGGGCAAGACGACGAGCTTCAACATGGTGGTGGGCCAGGTGACGCCCGACGCCGGCCGCGTCCGCGTGGGCGACGAGGACCTCACGCACCTGCCCATGCACCGCCGCGCGCGCAGGGGCGTGGGCTACCTGCCGCAGGAAGCGTCCGTGTTCCGCAAGCTCACCGTGCGCGAGAACTTCCTGGCCGTGCTGGAGCTCCAGAAGGGCATGGACAAGCGCACCCGCGAGCAGCGCGCCGACGCGCTGATGGAGGAGTTCGGCCTCTCGCACGTCGCCGAGTCCCTGGGCGAGAAGCTCTCCGGCGGCGAGCGCCGCCGCGCCGAGATTGCCCGCAGCCTCATCCCCCAGCCCCGCTTCATCCTCTTCGACGAGCCCTTCGCCGGCGTGGACCCCATCAACGTGGGCGACCTCCAGCGGCAGATCTTCCTCCTGCGCGAGCGCGGCCTCGGCGTCCTCATCACCGACCACAACGTGCAGGACACCCTCGGCATCTGTGACCGTGCGTACATCATCGCACAGGGGCAGATTCTCGAAGAGGGCACCCCCGCCCAGATTGCCGCGTCGCCCAAGGCGCGCGCCGTCTACCTGGGGGAGCGCTTCCGCCTGCAACAAGCGCTCTGA
- a CDS encoding LptA/OstA family protein: protein MIEFLVTAFFVAQPVPATAASADGGTPPAADARGASSLAPTNLKEPVQISADRIEGERTQATLTGNVRATHRTLSLRCDKMVAHYTQPRVVTRVVCTGGVQAEDGDRMARGERAEYDVASGVLVVTGSPEARQGTTYMRGTKVRLTLGSERLEVENAVIIFEPPPSTAPTPPRRKGAGTPARTPAAPAAQPAVQGGTSK, encoded by the coding sequence GTGATTGAGTTCCTCGTGACGGCCTTCTTCGTCGCTCAACCGGTGCCCGCCACCGCGGCCTCCGCCGATGGGGGAACGCCGCCCGCCGCCGACGCGCGCGGCGCGAGCTCGCTGGCGCCCACGAATCTGAAGGAGCCCGTGCAGATTTCCGCGGACCGCATCGAGGGCGAGCGCACCCAGGCGACGCTGACGGGCAACGTGCGGGCCACGCACCGGACGTTGAGCCTGCGCTGCGACAAGATGGTGGCCCACTACACCCAGCCGCGCGTGGTGACGCGCGTGGTGTGCACCGGCGGCGTGCAGGCCGAGGACGGGGACCGCATGGCCCGCGGCGAGCGCGCCGAGTACGACGTGGCCAGCGGCGTGCTGGTGGTGACGGGCTCCCCGGAGGCCCGGCAGGGGACCACGTACATGCGGGGGACGAAGGTTCGCCTCACGTTGGGCAGCGAGCGCCTCGAGGTGGAGAACGCCGTCATCATCTTCGAGCCGCCCCCCTCGACGGCGCCCACGCCGCCCCGGCGCAAGGGCGCTGGCACGCCCGCCCGCACCCCCGCGGCACCGGCCGCGCAGCCCGCGGTCCAGGGAGGCACGTCGAAGTGA
- a CDS encoding LPS export ABC transporter periplasmic protein LptC, whose translation MPRLPAASLAVLLLSACTPRPREAGGEEQPPPQVVLYGARMESYQGETLTLSGTAERLTYQRAGGDVQGTRAVLKVPPGQGVSKGPAGTSGGMVVSAPNMEGNLASKQLVASGGAVIRTGEGMVIETPRLTYDANTAQARGNEGVTVKGPDYRLRADRFEVSTQDETFIFEGSVETELGAAE comes from the coding sequence GTGCCGCGCCTGCCCGCCGCCAGTCTCGCCGTCCTCCTCCTCTCCGCCTGCACGCCCCGCCCGCGTGAGGCCGGGGGAGAGGAGCAGCCTCCACCCCAGGTGGTGCTCTACGGCGCGCGCATGGAGTCCTACCAGGGCGAGACGCTCACCTTGTCCGGCACCGCCGAGCGGCTCACGTACCAGCGGGCCGGTGGTGACGTGCAGGGCACCCGGGCGGTGTTGAAGGTTCCTCCGGGCCAGGGAGTCTCGAAGGGCCCGGCCGGTACCTCGGGGGGCATGGTGGTGAGCGCCCCGAATATGGAGGGCAACCTCGCGTCCAAGCAGTTGGTGGCCTCCGGCGGCGCCGTCATCCGCACGGGGGAAGGCATGGTCATCGAGACTCCCCGGTTGACGTACGACGCCAACACGGCGCAGGCGCGAGGGAACGAGGGCGTGACGGTGAAGGGCCCGGACTACCGGCTGCGGGCGGACCGCTTCGAGGTCTCCACGCAGGACGAGACGTTCATCTTCGAAGGCTCGGTGGAGACCGAGCTGGGAGCGGCAGAGTGA
- a CDS encoding lysophospholipid acyltransferase family protein, with translation MERLVERPPLAKRLKRFLRYVLIRGVLLLLQPLPLGAARALGARLGALAYTVAGGERRKALKSLAVAFPEKSDAERQALARAAFRHLGAAALEVACTGTMDRQLERLVAWPEEDRRVLETALARGRGVVFVSGHVGNWELLARRVARSGYPSQSIAKETTDPRLTELVGRFRERGGVRSIWRGQEGAARAMLRALRGGEILGILIDQDTRVQSLFVPFFGQLAATPRAAADLAIRTGAAVVAGFCHRVDGGGYRLSMEEVPVPQGEDREAAALELTSALSARIEAAIRRTPEQWVWMHQRWKTRPSPATPSPLPEAAPAPAR, from the coding sequence ATGGAACGCCTTGTGGAGCGTCCACCCTTAGCAAAGCGCCTCAAACGTTTCCTCCGCTACGTGCTCATCCGCGGAGTGCTGTTGCTCCTTCAACCCCTACCCCTGGGCGCCGCCCGGGCGCTGGGCGCACGTCTGGGGGCACTGGCCTACACCGTGGCCGGTGGAGAGCGCCGCAAGGCCCTGAAGTCCCTGGCCGTGGCCTTCCCGGAAAAGTCCGACGCGGAGCGGCAGGCCCTGGCCCGCGCCGCCTTCCGTCACCTGGGCGCCGCCGCGCTGGAAGTGGCCTGCACCGGCACGATGGACCGGCAGCTGGAGCGCCTCGTCGCCTGGCCGGAGGAGGACCGTCGCGTGCTGGAGACAGCGCTGGCGCGGGGCCGCGGGGTCGTCTTCGTCTCCGGGCACGTGGGCAACTGGGAGCTGCTCGCCCGCCGCGTGGCGCGCTCGGGCTACCCGAGCCAGAGCATCGCCAAGGAGACCACCGACCCGCGCCTCACAGAATTGGTGGGCCGCTTCCGCGAGCGCGGCGGCGTGCGGAGCATCTGGCGCGGCCAGGAGGGCGCCGCGCGGGCCATGCTGCGGGCGCTGCGCGGCGGCGAAATCCTCGGCATCCTCATCGACCAGGACACACGCGTGCAGTCGCTCTTCGTGCCCTTCTTCGGACAGCTGGCGGCCACGCCCCGCGCCGCGGCGGACCTCGCCATCCGCACCGGGGCGGCCGTGGTGGCGGGCTTCTGCCACCGCGTCGATGGCGGCGGGTACCGCCTGTCCATGGAAGAGGTGCCGGTGCCCCAGGGTGAGGACCGCGAGGCCGCGGCCCTGGAATTGACCTCGGCGTTGTCCGCGCGAATCGAGGCCGCCATCCGCCGCACGCCCGAGCAGTGGGTGTGGATGCATCAACGGTGGAAGACGCGTCCGTCCCCGGCCACACCTTCGCCGCTTCCGGAGGCGGCGCCCGCCCCGGCCCGGTGA
- the astB gene encoding N-succinylarginine dihydrolase codes for MREYNFDGLVGPTHNYGGLSPGNLASQSHGGEPSHPREAALQGLEKMRFVSGLGVGQAVLPPQPRPSLRALRALGFTGTDEEIITRAAREAEHLLRLTSSASAMWTANAATVAPSADTSDGHVHLTPANLSQMYHRAIEAETTHAVLRSIFGNERFFTVHPPLPGSGHFADEGAANHTRLSTPGHAGVHLLAWGRSAWQDVPGPKRFPARQTLEASQALARLHKLDPKQVLFPQQRPDGIDSGAFHTDVLAVGNERFLMLHELAFVDHAGLLQVLREKLGPEFRAVVASSAELPPKDAVKSYPFNSQVLTLPDGTMAIVAPMEARETPAAHRFLERVVAEDTPVKAVHYLDVRQSMNNGGGPACLRQRVWLTDAERKAITADVFYTPALHDSLAAWVRRHYREVLRPKDLQDPQLVRETMTALDELTRLLKLGNVYDFQQP; via the coding sequence ATGCGCGAATACAACTTCGACGGGCTCGTCGGTCCCACCCACAACTACGGCGGCCTCTCGCCCGGCAACCTGGCGTCGCAGAGCCACGGCGGTGAGCCCAGCCACCCCCGCGAGGCGGCGCTCCAGGGCCTGGAGAAGATGCGCTTCGTGTCGGGACTGGGCGTAGGCCAGGCGGTGCTGCCGCCGCAGCCGCGCCCGTCGCTGCGGGCCCTGAGGGCGCTGGGCTTCACCGGCACGGACGAGGAAATCATCACCCGCGCGGCGCGCGAGGCGGAGCACCTGCTGCGCCTCACCTCCAGCGCGTCCGCCATGTGGACGGCCAACGCCGCCACCGTGGCGCCGAGCGCGGATACCAGCGACGGCCACGTCCACCTGACGCCCGCCAACCTGTCGCAGATGTACCACCGCGCGATTGAAGCGGAGACGACGCACGCGGTGCTGCGCTCCATCTTCGGCAACGAGCGCTTCTTCACGGTGCACCCGCCCCTGCCTGGCAGCGGCCACTTCGCGGACGAGGGCGCGGCCAACCACACACGGCTGTCCACGCCGGGCCACGCGGGCGTGCACCTGCTCGCGTGGGGCCGCAGCGCGTGGCAGGACGTGCCGGGCCCCAAGCGCTTCCCCGCTCGGCAGACGCTGGAGGCGAGCCAGGCGCTGGCGCGGCTCCACAAGCTGGACCCGAAGCAGGTCCTCTTCCCGCAGCAGCGCCCGGACGGCATCGACTCGGGCGCCTTCCACACGGACGTGCTGGCGGTGGGCAACGAGCGCTTCCTCATGCTGCACGAGCTGGCCTTCGTGGACCACGCGGGGCTGCTCCAGGTGCTGCGCGAGAAGCTGGGTCCGGAGTTCCGCGCGGTGGTGGCGAGCAGCGCGGAGCTGCCGCCGAAGGACGCGGTGAAGTCGTACCCGTTCAACTCGCAGGTGCTGACGCTGCCGGACGGCACCATGGCGATTGTCGCGCCCATGGAGGCCCGCGAGACGCCCGCGGCGCACCGCTTCCTGGAGCGCGTGGTGGCCGAGGACACGCCGGTGAAGGCCGTGCACTACCTGGACGTGCGCCAGTCGATGAACAACGGCGGCGGCCCCGCCTGCCTGCGCCAGCGCGTGTGGCTGACGGACGCGGAGCGCAAGGCGATTACCGCGGACGTCTTCTACACGCCCGCGCTGCACGACTCGCTGGCCGCGTGGGTGCGGCGCCACTACCGCGAGGTGCTGCGGCCCAAGGACTTGCAGGACCCGCAGCTCGTGCGCGAGACGATGACGGCGCTGGACGAGCTGACGCGCCTGTTGAAGCTCGGCAACGTCTACGACTTCCAGCAGCCTTGA
- the sitI6 gene encoding SitI6 family double-CXXCG motif immunity protein yields MRVFTLKLGDNDLQKGEYNAAYKWKLPGISCPTCKATWGGAGTNYPAVDLSVLPEARKYLKARLEEDFEEYERLRDQVSTLLPADSPLEPGARFGPLVGKARGPFSAFLHQYADILLVQPDVLKLLQDEGLRGLRGCRTEMLFRPKGIPELLDLHIEPRGLLHGDCIPKSTPPPCPKCGRDGFSLPKEPLLDAASLPTDLDLFRLRNFATVLIVTERFKDTVERFELDGLTFRELPLR; encoded by the coding sequence ATGCGAGTCTTCACTCTGAAACTTGGAGACAACGACCTCCAGAAGGGCGAATACAACGCCGCGTACAAGTGGAAGCTGCCTGGCATCTCGTGCCCTACGTGCAAGGCAACGTGGGGCGGAGCAGGCACCAACTATCCGGCCGTGGACCTGTCAGTGCTGCCCGAGGCCCGGAAGTATCTGAAGGCGCGGCTGGAGGAGGACTTCGAGGAGTACGAGCGGCTGCGTGACCAGGTCAGCACGCTTCTTCCTGCAGACTCTCCACTCGAGCCTGGAGCAAGGTTCGGTCCGTTGGTGGGAAAGGCCCGGGGACCCTTCTCTGCGTTCCTGCACCAGTACGCAGACATCCTGCTCGTCCAGCCCGACGTCCTGAAGCTCTTGCAGGACGAAGGACTCCGAGGTCTGCGTGGCTGCCGCACGGAGATGCTCTTCCGCCCCAAGGGCATTCCCGAGCTCCTCGACCTGCACATCGAGCCGCGCGGCCTCCTGCACGGAGACTGCATCCCCAAGAGCACCCCGCCCCCGTGCCCGAAGTGCGGCCGTGATGGCTTCAGTCTTCCGAAGGAGCCCCTCCTCGACGCCGCGTCGCTCCCCACGGACCTGGACCTCTTCCGTCTGCGCAACTTCGCCACCGTGCTCATCGTCACCGAGCGCTTCAAGGACACCGTGGAGCGCTTCGAGCTGGATGGCCTCACCTTCCGCGAGCTGCCCCTGCGCTGA
- a CDS encoding aminoacyl-tRNA deacylase, whose protein sequence is MIPESIQHYLRRNRVRFERYWHAHAVTAQELAQALHVSGWRVAKSVIVLADRQPWIVVVPAAGTVDLQQVRDIIGARSVRLATEAEFSRFFPDCELGAEPPFGELYGLPVAVDESLSLTDHLLFRAGSHEEALEMRFQDFATLEWPLVASFIQREQQQMMGLPDAGLESHAPA, encoded by the coding sequence ATGATTCCGGAATCCATCCAACATTACCTGCGGCGCAACCGCGTGCGCTTCGAGCGCTACTGGCACGCCCATGCGGTGACCGCACAGGAACTGGCGCAAGCGCTGCACGTGTCCGGCTGGCGGGTCGCCAAGTCCGTCATCGTGCTGGCGGACCGGCAGCCCTGGATTGTCGTGGTGCCCGCGGCGGGCACGGTGGACCTCCAGCAGGTCCGCGACATCATCGGCGCGCGCAGCGTGCGGCTGGCCACGGAGGCGGAGTTCTCCAGGTTCTTCCCCGACTGCGAGCTGGGCGCGGAGCCGCCCTTCGGCGAGCTGTACGGCCTGCCGGTGGCGGTGGACGAGTCGCTCAGCCTGACGGACCACCTGCTCTTCCGCGCGGGCTCGCACGAGGAGGCCCTGGAGATGCGCTTCCAGGACTTCGCGACGCTGGAGTGGCCCCTGGTGGCATCCTTCATCCAGCGCGAGCAGCAGCAGATGATGGGCCTGCCCGACGCCGGGCTGGAGTCCCACGCGCCCGCGTGA